A region from the Microcoleus sp. FACHB-672 genome encodes:
- the dnaJ gene encoding molecular chaperone DnaJ: MAGDYYEILGVSRDADKEEIKRAYRRLARKYHPDVNKEEGAEERFKEINRAYEVLSEPEMRGRYDRFGEQGVSGAGAAGYSDFSEGFADIFESFFSGFAGAGAGQQARRRGGPVRGDDLRLDLRLDFREAVFGGEKEIRISHLESCEVCSGTGAKPGTRPRTCPTCTGSGQVRRATRTPFGSFTQVSVCPTCNGTAQVIEDKCESCTGKGQKQETKKLKITVPAGVDSGTRLRVSGEGDAGQRNGTPGDLYVYLFVNEDAEFHREGINILSDIKISYLQAILGCRLDVNTVDGPAELVIPPGTQPSTVLTLENKGVPRLGNPVSRGDHLITVLIEIPTRLGADERTVLENLAKTKGLNVGKGGQGFLGGLFNK, translated from the coding sequence ATGGCCGGCGACTACTATGAAATTCTTGGTGTCTCCCGCGATGCGGACAAAGAGGAAATTAAACGCGCTTACCGGCGTTTAGCTCGGAAGTATCACCCGGACGTTAACAAAGAAGAAGGGGCTGAAGAGCGCTTTAAAGAAATCAATCGCGCCTACGAAGTCCTGTCGGAACCAGAAATGCGGGGTCGCTATGACCGCTTTGGTGAGCAGGGAGTTTCCGGAGCCGGTGCTGCCGGCTACAGCGACTTTAGTGAAGGCTTTGCAGATATCTTTGAAAGCTTCTTCAGTGGCTTCGCCGGCGCAGGGGCGGGCCAGCAGGCTCGTCGGCGCGGTGGGCCAGTCCGAGGCGACGATTTGCGCCTGGATCTGCGGTTAGACTTCCGGGAAGCCGTCTTTGGTGGGGAAAAGGAAATCCGCATCAGCCATCTGGAAAGCTGCGAGGTTTGCAGTGGCACCGGCGCGAAGCCAGGAACTCGCCCCCGTACCTGCCCGACTTGTACGGGTTCCGGTCAGGTGAGACGTGCCACTCGCACTCCCTTTGGCAGCTTTACGCAAGTTTCTGTCTGCCCGACTTGTAACGGCACGGCCCAGGTAATTGAAGATAAATGCGAATCTTGCACCGGCAAGGGTCAAAAACAAGAAACGAAGAAGCTGAAAATTACCGTTCCCGCCGGCGTTGACAGTGGAACGCGTTTGCGGGTTTCCGGCGAAGGAGATGCCGGTCAGCGCAACGGCACACCGGGGGATCTGTACGTTTACTTGTTTGTTAATGAAGATGCCGAATTTCATCGCGAAGGCATTAACATCCTCTCGGACATTAAGATTAGCTACCTGCAAGCAATTTTGGGGTGCCGGCTTGATGTTAATACCGTTGATGGGCCGGCAGAATTGGTGATTCCCCCCGGAACCCAACCGAGTACCGTTTTAACCTTAGAAAATAAGGGCGTGCCGAGGCTGGGCAACCCGGTTAGTCGCGGGGATCATTTAATTACCGTATTGATTGAAATTCCCACTCGCTTGGGTGCCGATGAGCGCACCGTGTTGGAGAATTTAGCGAAAACGAAAGGGCTTAACGTCGGCAAAGGGGGCCAGGGCTTCTTAGGAGGGCTGTTCAACAAGTGA
- a CDS encoding sulfurtransferase TusA family protein — protein sequence MNHPTGSQPDAEMDLRGTPCPLNFVRTKLRLEKMAAGELLEVWLDAGEPIEQVPDSLAMEGYKIEQIEERTGFFAVKVRRPVTSA from the coding sequence ATGAACCATCCAACCGGCTCACAACCCGACGCTGAGATGGATTTGCGGGGCACCCCTTGCCCGCTGAATTTTGTTCGCACCAAACTCCGCTTGGAGAAAATGGCAGCCGGTGAACTGCTAGAAGTGTGGCTTGATGCCGGGGAACCGATCGAGCAAGTTCCCGACAGCTTAGCGATGGAAGGCTATAAAATTGAGCAAATTGAGGAGCGCACCGGCTTTTTTGCAGTGAAAGTGCGCCGTCCCGTAACGTCTGCATGA
- the rsgA gene encoding small ribosomal subunit biogenesis GTPase RsgA: protein MSSPAPESNPSGAEVLLTGTVVAVQANYYQVQLDLPAPENGNTIPPSPTLLCTRRARLKKMGQQVMVGDRVVVEEPDWAGGRGAISQVLPRESELDRPPVANANQILLVFALEEPPLDTHQLSRFLVKAETTGLKICLCLNKSDLISPEQLQQWKERLAGWGYEPVCISVEADIALDELYTQLNEKITIVSGPSGVGKSSLINYLIPDINLRVGEVSGKLNRGRHTTRHVELFKLPAGGLLADTPGFNQPDLDCEPEDLALYFPEVQQRLAEGRCQFNDCLHADEPNCAVRGDWERYEHYLEFLAEAVILHDSLQQQADAESNMKMKSKRAGEQQYEPKLESKKYRRSSRRFQTQNIEDLHGDIEEV from the coding sequence ATGAGTTCACCGGCACCAGAGAGCAATCCAAGCGGGGCGGAAGTTCTGCTCACCGGCACCGTCGTCGCAGTTCAGGCAAATTACTACCAAGTTCAGCTCGATTTGCCGGCACCGGAGAACGGGAATACAATTCCTCCTTCCCCTACTCTCCTCTGCACCCGCCGCGCCCGCTTGAAGAAAATGGGCCAGCAGGTGATGGTAGGTGATCGGGTAGTGGTGGAGGAACCGGACTGGGCCGGCGGACGCGGGGCGATCTCTCAAGTTTTACCCCGCGAAAGTGAACTGGATCGGCCTCCGGTAGCGAATGCGAATCAAATTTTGCTGGTTTTTGCTTTGGAAGAACCGCCGCTTGATACCCATCAATTGAGCCGGTTTTTAGTGAAAGCTGAAACCACCGGCTTGAAGATTTGTCTTTGTTTGAATAAAAGTGATTTAATTTCCCCAGAGCAGTTGCAGCAGTGGAAAGAACGCTTAGCCGGCTGGGGATATGAGCCAGTGTGTATCAGTGTTGAAGCCGACATTGCTTTAGATGAATTGTACACACAACTCAACGAAAAGATTACGATTGTTTCTGGCCCTTCTGGAGTCGGAAAATCGAGTTTAATTAACTATTTGATTCCCGATATTAACCTGCGAGTGGGAGAAGTTTCGGGAAAACTTAATCGAGGCCGGCATACGACGCGACACGTTGAATTGTTTAAGCTGCCGGCGGGTGGTTTGTTAGCAGATACTCCCGGATTTAATCAACCCGATTTGGATTGCGAACCAGAGGATTTAGCCTTGTATTTCCCAGAGGTGCAGCAGCGTTTAGCTGAGGGAAGGTGTCAGTTTAATGATTGCCTACACGCAGATGAGCCGAATTGTGCGGTGCGGGGCGATTGGGAGCGTTACGAGCATTATCTAGAGTTTTTGGCAGAGGCGGTTATACTGCATGATAGTTTGCAGCAGCAGGCGGATGCTGAATCTAATATGAAGATGAAGAGTAAGCGTGCCGGTGAGCAGCAATATGAGCCGAAGTTAGAAAGTAAGAAATATCGTCGATCTTCTCGCCGGTTTCAGACCCAAAATATAGAAGATTTGCATGGAGATATAGAAGAGGTTTGA
- a CDS encoding bifunctional serine/threonine-protein kinase/formylglycine-generating enzyme family protein, with amino-acid sequence MPYCLNPSCQKPQNPDGTNFCVSCGTKLVPLLRGRYCIISALGQGGFGKTYLAEDEDRRKAICVVKQFSPSPAIQTSAPALQKAIELFHQEAERLLHLEDHPQIPTLFAYFEQDTYLYLVQQYIKGQTLIEELEEKGTFSEAKIRELLNDLLPILQYVHNRPVIHRDIKPENIIRRVSDGKLILIDFGVAKQMSGTSLSQQGTLLGTPGYAPIEQAMRGVAYPASDLYSLAVTCIRLMTGIFPDLDGSDELYDPLEACWLWREKLPRGTTVSTQLGEVLDKLLQDYVKDRYQSATEVLEALNVQPVAPRNLTILPTSTPTTFVQGGRGKVNLQSFNFEVVTVDASGNPINLQRHEAEYFAENLGGGVILEMVSIPGGTFWMGSPTTEKERDDSESPQHRVTVAPFFMGKSAVTQAQWKAVASLPKVKQYLSLEPSHFKGANAPVEYVTWHDAVEFCARLTKKTGRFYRLPSEAEWEYACRGGTITPFHFGETITSDLANYDGNHTYASEPEGKSRHVTMLVESFPPNAFGLYDMHGNVAEWCADPGHENYHGAPVDGSVWDAGGNKQYRMLRGGALTESPGNCRSAGRAREEPNSGWKNCGFRVAVSLV; translated from the coding sequence ATGCCTTATTGTCTCAATCCCTCCTGTCAGAAACCACAAAACCCAGATGGCACAAATTTCTGTGTTAGTTGTGGCACAAAATTGGTGCCATTGCTCAGAGGGAGATACTGCATAATTTCTGCACTGGGTCAAGGGGGTTTTGGCAAAACTTATTTAGCAGAAGACGAAGACCGGCGCAAAGCAATTTGTGTGGTCAAACAGTTTTCACCCTCGCCGGCCATTCAAACCTCTGCGCCGGCACTACAAAAGGCAATTGAACTGTTTCATCAAGAAGCCGAACGACTGTTGCACTTAGAAGATCATCCCCAAATTCCAACGTTATTTGCCTATTTTGAGCAGGATACTTATCTATATTTGGTGCAACAGTACATCAAAGGGCAAACTTTAATTGAAGAACTCGAAGAGAAAGGAACGTTCAGCGAAGCAAAAATTAGAGAATTATTAAATGATTTGTTGCCGATTCTTCAGTATGTACACAATCGCCCAGTCATTCACCGAGATATTAAACCAGAAAATATCATTCGCCGGGTAAGTGATGGCAAATTAATCTTAATTGACTTTGGAGTGGCTAAACAAATGTCTGGCACTTCATTAAGTCAGCAGGGAACACTCTTAGGAACTCCCGGCTATGCGCCAATAGAACAAGCAATGCGAGGTGTGGCCTATCCGGCGAGTGATTTGTACAGTTTAGCGGTAACTTGCATTCGGTTAATGACCGGCATTTTCCCAGATTTAGATGGATCAGATGAGCTGTACGATCCTTTAGAAGCCTGTTGGTTATGGCGAGAAAAACTGCCACGTGGCACAACTGTTAGCACTCAATTAGGAGAAGTTTTAGATAAGCTGCTCCAAGATTATGTTAAAGATCGCTATCAATCAGCAACCGAAGTGTTAGAAGCCTTGAATGTTCAGCCGGTTGCTCCCAGAAATCTTACAATCCTACCAACCTCAACCCCCACTACATTTGTCCAAGGTGGTAGAGGGAAAGTCAATTTACAATCTTTTAACTTTGAAGTGGTGACAGTGGATGCGTCGGGAAACCCCATTAACCTACAGCGCCACGAAGCCGAATACTTTGCCGAAAATCTGGGAGGCGGAGTAATTTTGGAAATGGTTTCTATCCCGGGGGGGACTTTCTGGATGGGTTCACCCACTACTGAAAAAGAGCGTGACGACAGCGAAAGTCCGCAGCACAGGGTCACTGTAGCGCCCTTTTTTATGGGAAAATCTGCCGTTACTCAGGCGCAATGGAAAGCGGTTGCGTCTTTACCTAAAGTTAAACAATATTTGAGTCTAGAACCCTCCCATTTTAAAGGAGCAAACGCGCCGGTTGAATACGTCACCTGGCACGATGCTGTAGAATTCTGTGCGCGACTTACTAAAAAAACAGGCCGATTTTATCGCTTACCCAGCGAAGCTGAATGGGAATATGCCTGTCGCGGGGGAACAATTACACCCTTTCACTTTGGCGAGACAATTACCTCAGATTTAGCCAATTATGACGGGAATCATACCTATGCTTCTGAGCCAGAAGGTAAGTCTCGCCACGTAACAATGTTGGTGGAGAGTTTTCCACCCAATGCCTTTGGACTTTATGATATGCACGGGAATGTCGCGGAATGGTGCGCCGATCCTGGGCATGAAAATTATCATGGTGCGCCGGTTGATGGCAGTGTGTGGGATGCCGGTGGAAACAAACAATACCGGATGCTGCGTGGTGGTGCTTTGACCGAGTCCCCCGGCAATTGTCGCAGTGCTGGTCGCGCTAGGGAGGAGCCTAATAGCGGATGGAAGAATTGCGGTTTTCGCGTGGCTGTTTCTTTGGTGTAG
- a CDS encoding prolyl oligopeptidase family serine peptidase, producing the protein MSDSNQALEYPKTRKADQIDDYHGTPVADFYRWLEDPDSEETKTWVDAQNQVTFSYLEQIPAREKIKQRLTQLWDYEKYSIPFKKNNRYFYFKNDGLQNQSVLYTLTSLDDEPRLLLDPNKLSEDGTVALSGLSISEDGQFLAYGLSSSGSDWQEWKVRDIETGNDLSDHLKWIKFSGASWTHDAQGFFYSRYDEPNEKTQLEDVNYYQKLFYHRLGTSQSEDVLIYERPDEKEWGFAGGVTEDGKYLVISVWRGTDPKNLVFYKDLTNSDAQIIELISEFEASYNMMDNDGSLFWFRTDLDASRGRVIAIDINKPAKENWQEIIPQSDDVLEGVGLLNNQFVADYLKDAQTVVKIFNLDGAFVREVELPGIGSAGGFDGKRYDTETFYSFTSYTTPATIYRYDMISGKSTLFRQPNVDFNPDNYETKQVFYTSKDGTQVPMFITYRKGINLDGNNPTYLYGYGGFNISLTPSFSVGQLVWLELGGVLVIPNLRGGGEYGEDWHQAGMKLNKQNVFDDFITAAEWLIDNHYTRPEKLAIGGGSNGGLLVGACMTQRPDLFGAALPAVGVMDMLRFHKFTIGWAWCSEYGSPENPEEFQVLHQYSPLHNLKPETAYPATLIITADHDDRVVPAHSFKFAAALQEAHQSEKPVLIRIETKAGHGAGKPTAKIIEELADKWAFLVRTLDIAVN; encoded by the coding sequence ATGTCAGATTCCAATCAAGCTCTAGAATATCCAAAAACCCGCAAAGCTGATCAAATTGATGATTATCACGGAACGCCGGTTGCCGACTTTTACCGATGGCTAGAAGATCCCGATTCAGAGGAAACAAAAACTTGGGTTGACGCGCAAAATCAAGTTACATTTAGCTACCTTGAGCAAATTCCCGCACGAGAAAAAATCAAACAACGCCTTACCCAACTTTGGGATTACGAAAAATACAGCATTCCTTTCAAAAAAAACAATCGATATTTTTATTTTAAAAATGATGGATTGCAAAACCAAAGTGTGTTGTACACGTTAACATCCCTTGACGACGAACCAAGATTATTGTTAGATCCGAATAAACTTTCTGAAGATGGCACGGTTGCGCTTTCGGGTTTATCTATCAGTGAAGATGGGCAATTTTTAGCGTATGGTTTATCTTCTTCTGGATCGGATTGGCAAGAGTGGAAAGTGCGGGATATTGAAACCGGCAACGATCTTTCCGATCATTTGAAATGGATTAAATTTTCTGGCGCTTCTTGGACTCACGATGCTCAAGGCTTTTTCTATAGCCGGTATGATGAGCCGAACGAAAAGACCCAATTAGAAGATGTTAATTATTACCAAAAACTATTCTATCACCGGCTCGGCACTTCTCAATCTGAAGATGTGTTAATTTATGAGCGTCCCGACGAAAAAGAATGGGGGTTTGCCGGCGGTGTTACCGAAGATGGCAAATATCTCGTCATTTCTGTTTGGCGTGGAACTGACCCTAAAAATCTGGTTTTCTACAAAGATTTAACCAACTCAGATGCTCAAATCATCGAACTGATCAGCGAGTTTGAAGCCAGTTATAACATGATGGATAACGATGGCTCACTTTTCTGGTTTCGCACAGATTTAGATGCATCCCGTGGACGGGTAATTGCCATTGATATCAACAAGCCGGCGAAGGAAAACTGGCAAGAAATTATTCCCCAATCTGATGATGTTCTGGAAGGCGTTGGCTTACTTAATAATCAGTTTGTCGCTGATTATTTAAAAGATGCCCAAACTGTCGTTAAAATCTTTAACTTAGATGGCGCGTTTGTCCGAGAAGTGGAATTACCCGGAATTGGTTCAGCCGGCGGCTTTGATGGCAAGCGCTACGACACAGAAACTTTTTACAGTTTTACCAGCTACACAACACCGGCAACGATTTACCGCTACGACATGATCAGCGGGAAGAGTACCCTTTTCCGTCAGCCAAATGTTGATTTCAATCCCGATAATTACGAAACCAAACAAGTTTTCTATACTAGCAAAGATGGCACCCAAGTACCAATGTTTATTACCTACAGAAAGGGAATAAACTTAGATGGTAATAACCCAACCTATCTCTATGGCTACGGGGGCTTTAATATCTCCCTGACACCTAGCTTTTCAGTCGGACAATTGGTGTGGTTAGAACTCGGCGGAGTCTTGGTAATTCCTAATCTGCGCGGCGGTGGGGAATATGGCGAAGATTGGCATCAAGCCGGCATGAAATTAAATAAGCAAAATGTTTTTGATGATTTCATTACGGCAGCAGAATGGCTGATTGATAACCACTACACTCGCCCAGAAAAACTTGCAATTGGTGGCGGCAGTAATGGAGGATTATTAGTCGGTGCTTGCATGACTCAGCGCCCCGATTTATTTGGTGCTGCACTGCCGGCAGTCGGTGTAATGGATATGCTACGATTCCATAAATTTACCATCGGTTGGGCTTGGTGTTCTGAATATGGTTCCCCAGAAAACCCCGAAGAATTTCAAGTGCTGCATCAGTATTCGCCGCTGCACAATCTTAAGCCTGAAACTGCTTACCCAGCAACCCTAATTATTACAGCGGATCATGATGATCGGGTAGTACCGGCACACAGTTTTAAGTTTGCCGCTGCCTTACAAGAAGCACATCAAAGCGAGAAGCCGGTGTTAATTCGCATTGAAACCAAAGCTGGACACGGTGCCGGTAAACCCACTGCTAAAATTATCGAAGAACTTGCCGACAAGTGGGCTTTTTTAGTGCGAACACTCGATATCGCTGTTAACTAA
- a CDS encoding FHA domain-containing protein: MITLILVHRIPNLPTQSWTFEDESVIRIGRSSDNHVIIHSAVVSRYHVELQRKGCKWKILNLGGNGTYSDENLITQAPVVDGMLLRLARSGPQLQIKVGANVFKNTPKILPAKEVLAG, encoded by the coding sequence GTGATTACTCTGATCTTGGTGCATCGAATTCCTAATCTACCGACTCAAAGTTGGACTTTTGAAGACGAATCAGTGATTCGCATCGGGCGATCATCTGATAATCATGTGATTATTCATAGCGCTGTGGTTTCCCGCTACCACGTTGAATTGCAGCGCAAAGGTTGCAAATGGAAGATTCTAAATTTAGGCGGGAATGGAACTTATTCGGATGAAAATCTCATCACCCAAGCGCCGGTTGTGGATGGAATGCTTTTGCGCTTGGCGCGTTCTGGCCCTCAGCTACAAATAAAAGTGGGGGCAAATGTATTTAAAAATACGCCAAAAATCTTGCCGGCAAAGGAGGTATTGGCCGGCTAG
- a CDS encoding NAD(P)/FAD-dependent oxidoreductase: MSHVAVIGCGVVGAMIAYELSRLEGLKITVLDRQPPAEAATGAALGVLMGAISQKVKGRAWKMRLASLQRYETLIPELEKLTGRQIPYNRQGILMLCFADEEMARWQILADIRQSQGLALKILDKTTVKSNFPQLGCQQLIGAIYSPQDRQVDPVALTQALVDAARRNGVIFKFGVAAEEFNRATMPDDQQVCRHIYTTAGLMPVDWVVLAAGLGSTQLSSALKQPIEIKPVLGQALHLRLRHPLGRRDLQPVITGDDVHIVPCGTQSQAAADYWVGATVEFPENGNEPVADATQLEAVLQQAIALCPALAEAAVIRKWSGLRPRPEGRPAPVIGHLAGYSNVLLATGHYRNGVLLAPATAQAICQLIAPNPA; the protein is encoded by the coding sequence ATGAGTCATGTTGCAGTTATCGGGTGCGGTGTCGTTGGGGCGATGATCGCTTATGAACTTAGTCGGCTTGAGGGGTTAAAAATTACGGTACTCGACCGGCAACCCCCGGCAGAGGCGGCTACGGGCGCGGCCCTCGGTGTTTTAATGGGCGCGATTTCTCAGAAAGTGAAGGGCAGGGCGTGGAAAATGCGCCTTGCGAGTCTGCAGCGCTATGAAACGTTAATTCCAGAGTTAGAGAAGCTGACGGGTCGCCAAATTCCTTACAACCGGCAGGGCATTCTGATGCTATGTTTTGCGGATGAGGAGATGGCCAGGTGGCAAATATTGGCGGATATTCGACAGTCGCAGGGTTTGGCGTTAAAAATTTTAGATAAAACTACGGTTAAGTCTAACTTTCCGCAACTTGGTTGCCAGCAGCTGATTGGCGCAATTTATTCGCCCCAAGACCGGCAAGTTGATCCGGTGGCGCTAACGCAAGCTTTGGTTGACGCTGCGAGGCGCAATGGCGTGATATTTAAGTTTGGCGTAGCGGCGGAAGAATTTAATCGGGCCACAATGCCGGATGATCAGCAGGTTTGTCGGCACATTTACACAACAGCCGGACTCATGCCGGTAGACTGGGTTGTGCTCGCTGCCGGTTTGGGTTCCACCCAGCTAAGTTCAGCATTAAAACAGCCGATTGAGATTAAACCTGTGCTGGGGCAAGCCTTGCACCTGCGCTTACGGCATCCTTTAGGGCGTCGGGATTTGCAGCCGGTGATCACCGGCGATGATGTGCATATCGTGCCTTGTGGCACCCAATCGCAAGCTGCCGCAGATTATTGGGTGGGGGCGACGGTTGAGTTTCCTGAAAATGGAAATGAGCCGGTGGCTGATGCCACACAGCTTGAGGCAGTTTTGCAGCAAGCGATCGCTCTTTGCCCAGCTTTAGCCGAGGCTGCTGTGATTAGAAAGTGGTCGGGTTTGCGCCCTCGCCCGGAAGGACGCCCCGCGCCGGTGATTGGTCATTTGGCCGGCTATTCTAATGTTTTACTCGCCACCGGCCACTATCGCAACGGTGTTTTACTCGCGCCGGCAACTGCTCAAGCTATCTGCCAGCTGATTGCCCCCAACCCTGCCTAG
- the psbQ gene encoding photosystem II protein PsbQ yields the protein MFTARYRSILAGILAILTVFVVSCSSPTATKPPTYTTAQIEQIHKYVPKITDLRDRMGALPSLLKNRDWVNVQTFIHGPLGSLRQDMAYLSQNLLPKEQSAARQAAKDIFVHLEALDKAAQESNYEVAVQNFGEAMKDFNAFLQAIPQV from the coding sequence ATGTTTACCGCACGCTATCGTTCAATTCTGGCCGGCATTCTGGCAATTCTGACTGTATTTGTGGTCAGCTGTAGCAGTCCGACAGCAACCAAGCCTCCCACCTACACCACGGCTCAAATTGAGCAAATTCACAAATACGTCCCAAAAATCACTGATTTGCGCGATCGTATGGGTGCACTCCCAAGCCTGCTCAAAAACCGCGACTGGGTAAATGTGCAGACGTTTATTCATGGCCCCTTGGGCAGCCTGCGTCAAGACATGGCCTACCTCAGCCAAAATCTCCTTCCCAAAGAGCAGTCGGCAGCACGTCAAGCAGCTAAAGACATTTTTGTTCATCTAGAAGCGCTTGATAAAGCCGCTCAAGAGAGCAACTATGAAGTAGCCGTGCAAAATTTTGGGGAAGCGATGAAGGATTTCAACGCCTTCTTGCAAGCAATTCCCCAAGTGTGA
- a CDS encoding histidine kinase: MLASFEKPTNSDAPLQLLLFVDKRPNSRHHIRQIRHYLQEVKTDYPFELQIVDVGEHPYLAEHFKLIATPALIKIHPEPRQILAGSNLVGQLENCWSRWQRCVADYMVHLKSKAESVESVTSETCISSVTYSAEMMRLSDEIFCLKQEKEELLDQLQFKDRLIAMLAHDLRNPLTAASIALETLETNYAPQNGRNFSLTPALTAQLIKHARTQTRFINRMITELLQAANGSNAQLRIHPKPLNLVNLCEDAIEQFQDRLSQKSQVLKTDIPSDLPNVYADQERVRQVIVNLLDNAIKYTLEGGIIQVSVLHRTTQKVQVSICDNGLGIPKENQQHIFEDHFRLKRDETQDGYGIGLSLCQRIIRAHHGQIWVDSVPDQGSCFHFTLPVYRK; the protein is encoded by the coding sequence ATGTTAGCATCTTTTGAAAAGCCTACCAACTCTGATGCACCTTTACAGCTGCTGCTGTTTGTAGATAAACGTCCGAACTCCCGGCACCACATCCGGCAAATTCGCCATTATCTGCAAGAAGTGAAGACAGATTACCCGTTTGAGCTGCAGATCGTTGATGTGGGAGAACACCCCTATTTAGCAGAACACTTCAAACTCATCGCCACGCCGGCGCTGATTAAAATCCATCCTGAACCTAGGCAGATTCTAGCCGGCTCGAATTTGGTTGGCCAATTAGAAAATTGCTGGTCGCGGTGGCAGCGCTGTGTTGCCGATTACATGGTTCACTTAAAGTCTAAAGCCGAATCAGTCGAATCGGTCACTTCAGAAACCTGTATCAGTTCGGTGACTTATTCGGCGGAAATGATGCGACTGTCGGACGAAATTTTTTGTCTCAAGCAAGAAAAAGAAGAACTGCTCGATCAGCTACAGTTCAAAGACCGGCTAATTGCGATGCTAGCGCACGATCTCCGCAATCCCCTCACGGCAGCCTCGATTGCGCTAGAAACCTTAGAGACTAATTATGCGCCCCAAAATGGCAGAAATTTTAGCTTAACGCCGGCTTTAACTGCTCAGTTAATAAAACACGCCCGCACTCAAACCCGTTTTATTAACCGAATGATCACCGAGCTTCTGCAAGCGGCGAACGGTTCAAATGCTCAATTACGCATTCACCCCAAACCGCTCAATCTTGTCAATCTCTGCGAGGATGCGATTGAACAATTTCAAGATCGCTTAAGCCAAAAATCCCAGGTTTTGAAAACAGATATTCCCAGCGATTTACCTAACGTTTATGCGGATCAAGAGCGGGTGCGCCAAGTAATCGTTAATCTTTTAGATAATGCCATTAAATATACGCTTGAAGGCGGCATCATTCAAGTCTCTGTGCTTCACCGCACGACTCAAAAAGTTCAGGTAAGTATTTGCGATAATGGTTTGGGAATTCCTAAGGAAAATCAACAGCACATTTTTGAAGACCATTTCCGCCTAAAACGCGATGAAACTCAAGACGGTTATGGAATCGGTCTTTCTTTGTGCCAGCGGATCATTCGGGCGCATCACGGCCAAATTTGGGTAGATTCTGTTCCCGATCAAGGCAGTTGTTTTCACTTCACGCTGCCGGTTTATCGGAAATAA